The following proteins come from a genomic window of Nitrospirota bacterium:
- a CDS encoding 2-oxoacid:acceptor oxidoreductase family protein gives MERRVIIAGSGGQGILFLGRLMAHAALLDGREVTWFPSYGAEMRGGTANCTVVISDAMIGSPVVRNPDILIAMNQASFHRFSSRILPGGIVLYDLSLVAAEPPRGDIEMVPVPASELAASLNSTKSANMVMMGAFSAATGAAPLAAICAALEETTPRAKRESLPLNKELITKGYRIVEHKKGACN, from the coding sequence ATGGAGCGGAGGGTCATCATAGCCGGATCAGGGGGGCAGGGCATTCTCTTTCTCGGACGCCTCATGGCGCACGCAGCCCTGCTGGACGGCAGAGAGGTCACCTGGTTCCCGTCATACGGGGCCGAGATGAGAGGCGGCACCGCAAATTGCACGGTCGTTATCTCCGACGCCATGATCGGCTCGCCGGTAGTGAGGAACCCCGATATCCTCATCGCGATGAACCAGGCATCCTTTCACCGCTTTTCCTCCAGGATACTCCCCGGCGGGATCGTGCTGTATGACCTCTCCCTGGTTGCAGCGGAGCCTCCCCGCGGCGATATCGAGATGGTGCCGGTGCCGGCCAGCGAGCTGGCGGCGTCACTGAACAGTACAAAATCGGCCAATATGGTGATGATGGGCGCGTTCAGCGCGGCAACGGGAGCGGCGCCTCTCGCCGCTATCTGCGCCGCTCTCGAGGAGACGACACCCCGTGCGAAGAGGGAGTCGCTCCCGCTCAACAAGGAACTCATAACGAAAGGATACCGGATCGTTGAACATAAGAAAGGCGCATGTAACTGA
- a CDS encoding translocation/assembly module TamB domain-containing protein yields MRRKVISIAVFVLCFGALLYVLRGPNVSNALKKIILPELELVTGKKVIAQKIYINILPLFIEMKGVKLFDDEGERILEVERVKGYIGLSGLLKKELTVKRLVFKTAAVHAERAQLEEIIDHVKTYLEEERTPAVKVVIKSVEISRSVVALRDRDALLTLGALDALVIAAEAPRCRISSRELVFRKEGIPEVAGALEAHLTVNGTALELTSLKLAVDRSGITTSGVLDTGKTSGAFQAEIDLVVDSVKKLFGLKSSGAGDLSAKGRVTLDGRKQDINAVAVDLKIKGEFYLETLMELLKVTEPLRGSVRLDGEVKGPLGDLKGKGHAELVKGNLFTVPVDALTCSITYENGEMHFTDGKARLYGGSAAAEAMIRLPVVTEYRVQVSVREVSSRGLFTLIGWTPPIPEGRVSGEMYTAGDTFSPRGHFVYSSASKGGDVLDRVREIRGVYAMSNDSVRFDTLTVATASSSVAATGSVDLKAGTLQFRGSGTTGEVSDLSAPYFTALSGPATFTASLSGPSADPVLDLQFSGRNLTLATGRLGLPELLHTLSFPFEAVEGAATYRKNLLTLKQVQVRSARGSLSASGRVAFPHAQELFDLKRPVYDLTLKAKDAPLSEYRRAFQGAPPLGGTVDLEGSLQGSPDDLRFSGGFTARNASFGGDYSLESAAGGIAYRAKEFLFDEVRLKKGDSSLTVTGRVSTDNHFSFTARGERVALVDALPLPVRKTIESGYKRLPEEDFFNALTLTRIKGKGEGAFAHPQLELSADIHGGMYRGHLLGSGELKARLEGKRVTAAAQLLDRKLNISGAVTLAGEMPWSARLDLQPARYDFIIANFLKDVPEDLLLTLKGTVEARGDRRRADAAIEIAKAHLYAYGTGFTNSRPISATMQNKLLTITTFSMRSEVSEFKAGGTMTFGKSYDLLIEGSSSLAPLKALSKSIDTLRGNASFVLSLSGDWNRPKVNGALDITNGTLGLKNISYRLSSLNAYAYVDEDRIVLERASGKLAGGEVSFFGTAYLQRFALKRFFLESRLKGITAAPSKDFWVNLDGALHYRGDLSSQTILGDIAIKRAKYSERVEWKSWLLRVRQKERTKTEATRLDATNLNLRISGSAISIDNNVSRASMKADLLVRGTIGQPVLLGKIEAREGIVFFRNNEFKILKASIDFSNPNQVHPYFDIVSETNTKGYNIRLSLDGYIEQFNLSLASDPPLDETDIFSLLTVGQIGKNLKGLEGGIGASEATSFLTGKIQDVIEERLKTVTGFDRVQIDPSISKTTGTVSPRVTIAKRLLGDRLYVTYSTSVSTGEEQVWKLEYLLGKNTSLLGVRDERGSLGGDVKFRFEFK; encoded by the coding sequence ATGCGGAGAAAGGTCATTTCCATAGCAGTGTTCGTGCTCTGTTTCGGGGCGCTCCTCTATGTATTGCGGGGGCCTAACGTATCGAACGCGCTGAAGAAGATCATCCTTCCCGAGCTCGAGCTGGTGACCGGCAAGAAGGTCATCGCGCAGAAGATCTATATCAATATCCTGCCGCTGTTCATCGAGATGAAAGGGGTCAAGCTCTTCGACGACGAGGGCGAGAGAATCCTCGAGGTTGAGCGCGTCAAGGGCTATATCGGCCTCTCGGGACTGCTCAAGAAGGAGCTGACCGTCAAACGTCTCGTCTTCAAAACCGCCGCAGTGCACGCGGAAAGGGCTCAGCTGGAAGAGATCATCGACCATGTGAAGACCTACCTCGAAGAGGAACGCACACCCGCAGTCAAGGTGGTCATCAAGTCTGTCGAGATCAGCAGAAGCGTCGTGGCCCTCCGGGACCGCGATGCGCTCCTCACGCTCGGCGCGCTCGATGCCCTGGTCATCGCCGCAGAGGCGCCCCGCTGCAGGATCTCGTCCCGTGAACTGGTGTTCAGAAAAGAGGGGATCCCCGAAGTGGCGGGAGCGCTCGAGGCGCACCTGACGGTGAACGGCACGGCGCTCGAGCTCACGAGCCTGAAGCTCGCCGTGGATCGGTCCGGGATTACGACATCGGGCGTCCTGGATACCGGGAAAACAAGCGGCGCCTTCCAGGCCGAAATAGACCTTGTCGTCGATTCGGTCAAGAAGCTGTTCGGGCTGAAGAGCAGCGGCGCAGGGGACCTTTCGGCAAAGGGCAGGGTCACCTTGGACGGACGGAAGCAGGATATCAATGCGGTCGCCGTCGATCTGAAAATCAAGGGCGAATTCTATCTCGAGACCCTTATGGAGCTCCTCAAGGTAACGGAACCGCTCAGGGGCTCTGTGCGCCTGGACGGCGAGGTGAAGGGCCCGCTCGGCGACCTCAAGGGAAAAGGACATGCAGAGCTCGTGAAGGGAAACCTCTTCACTGTCCCGGTCGACGCGCTGACTTGTTCTATAACGTACGAGAACGGTGAAATGCATTTTACGGACGGCAAGGCCCGGCTCTACGGCGGGAGCGCCGCAGCCGAAGCGATGATCCGCCTCCCTGTTGTCACCGAGTATCGCGTGCAGGTCTCGGTGCGCGAGGTGAGCAGCAGAGGGCTCTTCACCCTGATCGGCTGGACCCCCCCTATACCCGAGGGCAGGGTGAGCGGCGAGATGTACACCGCCGGCGACACCTTCAGCCCCCGGGGCCACTTCGTGTACAGCAGCGCATCGAAGGGAGGAGATGTCCTCGACCGTGTCAGGGAGATCAGGGGCGTTTACGCCATGAGCAATGACAGTGTCCGGTTCGATACCCTGACGGTCGCCACGGCGTCCTCGTCGGTGGCAGCAACGGGCAGCGTCGATCTGAAGGCAGGCACGCTTCAGTTCAGGGGAAGCGGGACGACCGGGGAGGTGAGCGACCTCTCCGCCCCGTACTTCACGGCCCTCTCGGGTCCGGCGACCTTTACCGCATCCCTTTCGGGGCCTTCTGCCGATCCCGTACTCGACCTCCAGTTCTCGGGCCGGAACCTCACCCTGGCGACCGGGAGACTCGGCCTGCCGGAGCTCTTGCATACCCTCTCGTTTCCCTTCGAGGCGGTCGAGGGGGCGGCAACGTACCGTAAAAACCTCCTGACCCTGAAGCAGGTGCAGGTCCGCTCAGCGAGAGGGTCGCTCTCGGCGTCGGGACGGGTGGCCTTCCCCCATGCGCAGGAGCTCTTCGACCTGAAGAGACCGGTCTATGATCTCACCCTCAAGGCCAAGGATGCGCCGCTCTCGGAATACCGGAGGGCGTTCCAGGGGGCTCCGCCGCTCGGCGGCACGGTCGACCTCGAGGGGTCGCTGCAGGGGAGTCCGGACGATCTGCGTTTCTCGGGCGGGTTCACTGCACGGAACGCCTCCTTCGGCGGCGACTATTCCCTCGAGAGCGCTGCGGGCGGCATCGCCTACAGGGCCAAGGAGTTCCTCTTTGACGAGGTGCGGCTTAAGAAAGGCGACTCTTCGTTGACCGTAACGGGCAGGGTATCGACGGACAACCATTTCTCCTTTACCGCCCGCGGCGAGCGGGTCGCCCTGGTCGATGCCCTGCCGCTCCCGGTAAGAAAGACGATCGAGTCGGGCTACAAGAGACTCCCTGAGGAGGATTTTTTCAACGCCCTCACGCTCACCAGGATAAAAGGAAAGGGCGAGGGCGCCTTTGCCCATCCGCAGCTCGAGCTCTCCGCCGATATCCATGGCGGCATGTACCGGGGGCATCTCCTCGGCAGCGGGGAGCTCAAGGCTCGCCTTGAAGGAAAGAGAGTCACGGCTGCGGCGCAGCTGCTCGACCGGAAGCTGAATATCTCGGGGGCAGTGACCCTTGCCGGGGAGATGCCCTGGAGTGCCCGTCTCGACCTCCAGCCCGCCCGCTATGATTTCATTATCGCCAATTTCCTGAAGGACGTGCCCGAGGACCTTCTGCTCACCCTCAAAGGTACTGTCGAGGCCCGGGGCGACCGGCGCCGTGCGGACGCCGCTATCGAGATCGCCAAGGCGCATCTCTATGCCTACGGGACCGGCTTTACCAACAGCCGCCCGATTTCGGCAACGATGCAGAACAAGCTCCTCACGATCACGACCTTCTCGATGAGGAGCGAGGTGAGCGAGTTCAAGGCGGGCGGTACCATGACCTTCGGCAAGAGCTACGATCTGCTCATCGAGGGATCCTCCTCACTCGCGCCGCTGAAGGCGCTCTCGAAGTCGATCGATACGCTGCGCGGCAACGCCTCGTTCGTCCTCTCCCTTTCGGGCGACTGGAACAGGCCGAAGGTCAACGGCGCTCTCGATATCACCAATGGAACGCTCGGTCTCAAAAACATCAGCTATCGGTTGTCCTCGCTCAATGCCTACGCCTATGTCGATGAGGACAGGATCGTTCTCGAAAGGGCATCCGGGAAGCTCGCGGGCGGTGAGGTCTCGTTTTTCGGCACCGCGTACCTCCAGCGGTTTGCGCTCAAGAGGTTCTTCCTCGAATCCCGTCTCAAGGGGATCACCGCCGCTCCCTCGAAAGACTTCTGGGTCAACCTCGATGGCGCCCTGCATTATCGCGGCGACCTCTCGTCCCAAACCATTCTCGGCGATATCGCCATAAAGAGGGCGAAGTACTCCGAGCGGGTCGAATGGAAGAGCTGGCTCCTGCGGGTCCGCCAGAAGGAGAGGACGAAGACCGAGGCGACCAGGCTCGACGCGACCAACCTGAACCTCAGGATATCCGGCTCTGCTATCAGCATCGATAACAATGTTTCACGTGCCTCCATGAAAGCCGACCTGCTGGTACGGGGGACCATAGGACAGCCGGTCCTCCTGGGAAAAATAGAGGCGCGGGAGGGAATCGTCTTTTTCAGAAACAACGAGTTCAAGATCCTCAAGGCCTCTATCGATTTCTCGAATCCCAACCAGGTGCATCCCTATTTCGATATCGTATCCGAAACCAACACCAAGGGGTATAATATCCGCCTGAGCCTCGACGGCTATATAGAGCAGTTCAACCTCTCGCTCGCATCGGACCCGCCGCTCGACGAGACCGATATCTTCAGCCTTCTCACCGTCGGACAGATCGGGAAGAACCTGAAAGGGCTCGAAGGCGGCATAGGCGCGAGTGAAGCGACGTCGTTCCTCACCGGCAAGATACAGGACGTGATCGAAGAGCGGCTGAAGACGGTGACCGGGTTTGACCGGGTACAGATAGACCCTTCGATATCGAAGACCACCGGAACGGTCTCGCCGCGGGTGACCATAGCGAAGAGGCTCCTCGGAGACCGGCTCTATGTCACCTACAGCACTTCGGTGAGCACGGGAGAGGAGCAGGTATGGAAGCTCGAGTACCTGCTGGGAAAGAACACGTCGCTTCTCGGCGTGAGAGATGAGAGAGGGAGTCTCGGCGGTGATGTCAAGTTCAGGTTCGAGTTCAAGTAG
- a CDS encoding thiamine pyrophosphate-dependent enzyme, with amino-acid sequence MRKVFERPKSLTAAPFRYCPGCGHSIIHRLIAEVIDDLGIRERTIGIAPVGCAVFANEYFNFDMLEVAHGRPPAAATGMKRVAPDRVIFSYQGDGDLAAIGTAEIVHAANRGEHISVFFVNNATYGMTGGQMAPTTLAGQKTTTTPKGRDPKTMGHPLQVSELLATIDGASFIARSSVDSSANILTTRRMIERSFRCQMEGRGFSMVEILSPCPTDWGMSPQQSLVWLRENMMTAFRTGIIKDTCGVCSPPSVLASARDSE; translated from the coding sequence ATGAGAAAAGTATTCGAGCGCCCGAAGAGCCTTACTGCCGCTCCTTTCCGGTATTGCCCCGGGTGCGGCCACAGCATCATACACCGCTTGATCGCCGAGGTCATCGACGATCTCGGCATCCGCGAGCGGACGATCGGCATCGCACCGGTGGGGTGCGCGGTGTTTGCCAACGAGTATTTCAATTTCGATATGCTCGAAGTCGCCCACGGCAGGCCTCCGGCTGCTGCTACGGGGATGAAGCGCGTCGCGCCGGACCGGGTGATCTTTTCTTACCAGGGAGACGGCGACCTCGCGGCTATCGGCACTGCGGAGATCGTCCATGCGGCGAACAGGGGCGAGCATATCTCGGTATTCTTTGTGAACAACGCGACCTACGGCATGACCGGCGGGCAGATGGCCCCGACCACTCTTGCCGGCCAGAAGACGACCACGACCCCTAAAGGGAGAGATCCGAAGACCATGGGGCATCCGCTGCAGGTCTCCGAGCTGCTGGCGACCATCGACGGCGCGTCGTTCATCGCCAGGAGCTCTGTCGACAGCTCCGCGAATATCCTGACGACGAGGAGGATGATCGAGCGGTCGTTCAGATGCCAAATGGAGGGCAGGGGATTCAGCATGGTCGAGATATTGTCGCCCTGCCCCACCGACTGGGGGATGTCGCCGCAGCAGTCCCTCGTCTGGCTCAGGGAAAATATGATGACCGCCTTTCGAACGGGGATAATCAAGGACACCTGCGGCGTTTGCTCCCCGCCATCCGTCCTGGCCTCCGCCCGGGACTCCGAATAA
- the treZ gene encoding malto-oligosyltrehalose trehalohydrolase — translation MELGAHYRGDGRCDFIVWAPLLKKVEVKLLAPEERLIPMTNNGDGYWRVSAEEVYPGARYLYRIDRELERPDPVSSFQPMGVHGPSQVVDHRSFQWEDSDWKMPDLCRMIVYEIHVGTFTPEGTFDAAVARLDEIKDLGATALLIMPVAQCPGARNWGYDGAYPFAVQNTYGGPDGLKRLVNECHKRGMAVKLDVVYNHFGPEGAYLRDFGPYLTDNYKSPWGEAINVDGPYSDGVRNFFIENALHWYNNFHIDILRLDAADRIFDINAYPFLQELADTVKNCSRRNGRECFLIAEADQNDPKLTRPKEQGGFGLDGQWLDDFHHCIHTLLTGEREGYYADYGSVEQLAKSLQEGFVYTGEYSKYRKCRRGRPSTDIPAFRFVAFSQNHDQIGNRQAGERLEELIHFEALKIAAATVLLSPFIPLLFMGQEYAEESPFRYFVNHSDPALIEAVRAGRKSEFTSFLWEGEPPDPESEETFLRSKLKWERRELPQHREMLAFYKALIHLRKTIPALSNCDKDRLVTRVLDDKCILLMRRWHDKERSHAFCIFNYNTVDTRFYTGDFLPEGRWKKLIDSAESQWNGPGTRLPDEINAAEALLVKEHAMALYTKD, via the coding sequence ATGGAGCTTGGCGCACACTACCGGGGAGACGGCCGTTGCGACTTCATCGTCTGGGCGCCTCTCCTGAAGAAGGTCGAAGTGAAGCTCCTCGCTCCGGAAGAGCGTCTCATCCCCATGACGAATAATGGAGACGGGTACTGGCGGGTATCGGCAGAAGAGGTGTATCCCGGAGCGCGGTATCTCTATCGCATCGATAGAGAGCTGGAGCGGCCCGATCCCGTCTCCTCTTTCCAGCCCATGGGCGTGCACGGTCCCTCGCAGGTAGTCGATCATCGATCATTTCAATGGGAAGACAGCGACTGGAAAATGCCGGACCTCTGCCGGATGATCGTTTACGAAATCCATGTCGGGACTTTTACGCCCGAAGGCACCTTCGACGCGGCGGTCGCCCGGCTCGATGAGATAAAGGACCTGGGGGCCACGGCGCTGCTCATCATGCCGGTAGCCCAGTGCCCCGGGGCGCGCAACTGGGGATACGACGGGGCCTATCCCTTTGCCGTCCAGAACACGTATGGCGGGCCGGATGGGCTCAAGAGGCTGGTCAACGAGTGCCATAAAAGAGGAATGGCGGTAAAGCTCGATGTCGTCTACAACCACTTCGGGCCTGAAGGAGCGTATCTCCGCGATTTCGGCCCTTATCTTACCGATAACTACAAGAGCCCGTGGGGCGAGGCGATCAATGTGGACGGCCCCTACAGCGACGGCGTCCGCAATTTCTTCATAGAGAACGCCCTCCATTGGTACAATAATTTTCATATCGATATCCTCCGCCTCGATGCCGCGGACCGCATTTTTGATATCAACGCTTACCCTTTTCTCCAGGAACTTGCTGATACCGTTAAGAACTGCTCGAGGCGGAACGGCAGGGAGTGCTTTCTCATCGCCGAGGCGGACCAGAACGACCCGAAGCTGACGAGGCCGAAAGAGCAGGGCGGGTTCGGCCTCGACGGCCAGTGGCTCGACGACTTCCATCACTGCATCCATACCCTGCTTACCGGTGAGCGGGAAGGGTACTATGCCGACTACGGCAGCGTGGAGCAGCTCGCCAAGTCGCTGCAGGAGGGGTTTGTCTACACCGGCGAATACTCCAAATACCGGAAGTGCCGGCGGGGCCGTCCATCAACGGATATCCCGGCCTTCCGTTTTGTGGCCTTCTCGCAGAATCATGACCAGATCGGCAACCGGCAGGCAGGAGAACGCCTGGAGGAGCTCATCCATTTCGAAGCTCTCAAGATCGCTGCGGCGACAGTGCTCCTGTCACCCTTCATTCCGCTCCTTTTCATGGGACAGGAGTACGCCGAGGAGAGTCCCTTCCGGTACTTTGTCAATCATTCCGATCCTGCGCTGATAGAAGCGGTGAGAGCGGGGAGAAAGTCGGAGTTCACCTCCTTCTTATGGGAGGGCGAGCCGCCGGACCCCGAGAGTGAAGAGACCTTTCTCCGCTCCAAGTTGAAGTGGGAGCGGAGAGAGCTGCCACAACACCGCGAGATGCTCGCTTTCTACAAGGCGCTCATCCATCTCAGAAAGACCATCCCGGCATTGTCGAACTGCGACAAGGATCGGCTGGTGACCAGGGTGTTAGACGACAAGTGTATTCTCTTGATGCGCCGATGGCACGATAAAGAACGGAGCCATGCGTTCTGCATCTTCAACTACAATACTGTCGATACTCGTTTCTATACAGGCGATTTCCTGCCGGAGGGACGGTGGAAAAAGCTCATCGACTCAGCCGAATCACAGTGGAACGGTCCCGGAACCAGGCTCCCCGACGAGATCAATGCTGCTGAAGCACTCCTTGTAAAAGAGCATGCAATGGCACTGTATACTAAGGATTAA
- a CDS encoding N-acetyltransferase, with translation MNIRKAHVTDIKLIHKMVNEFARKEEMLPRALNELYEGIRDFVLCEDEGEIRGVCALRIVWEDLAEIRSLAVQDRYQRRGIGTKLLKHCLKEAKGLGIQRVFALTYQPEFFTKAGFREIEKAKLPQKIWGDCMKCPKFPECNEHAVILDL, from the coding sequence TTGAACATAAGAAAGGCGCATGTAACTGATATAAAGCTTATCCATAAGATGGTCAACGAGTTCGCGCGAAAGGAAGAGATGCTTCCCCGGGCGCTGAACGAGCTCTACGAAGGGATACGGGATTTCGTCCTCTGCGAGGATGAGGGAGAGATACGGGGCGTATGCGCTCTCCGCATCGTATGGGAAGATCTCGCCGAGATACGATCACTGGCGGTGCAGGACAGGTATCAGCGGCGGGGCATCGGCACGAAGCTTCTGAAGCACTGCCTGAAAGAGGCGAAAGGGCTCGGCATACAGAGGGTCTTCGCCCTCACCTACCAGCCGGAATTCTTCACGAAGGCGGGCTTCAGGGAGATCGAGAAGGCGAAGCTTCCGCAAAAGATATGGGGAGACTGCATGAAATGCCCGAAGTTCCCCGAATGCAACGAGCACGCGGTTATTCTCGACCTGTAA
- the bamA gene encoding outer membrane protein assembly factor BamA: MQERGDMPSSPLRRYSLWALSLLVSVLLALPPVPGQAAPGAAATIDTIAVKGLTAIPEGELLDLLDIGAGRPLDRKRLQAGIKRAFLKGLFEDIVVEGSPAAPSKITVTVRERKVIGAITVRGNGHFSKRFVRRYLDLKKGERLARLKADRGLEQLIHEMRQRGFPAASARLTTVPERRNRVAVVIDIEEGRPERIEKIVIDGPADTVRSFLPFSEGDVFDRTKMDRAAQKITSSYRKQGYVGTVLSSAYEQGILMLRLQKGERITVSFEGNAALSAKTLAKAVPFFELNEVSEDLVEETAARIVALYHQQGYPFAQITPVKSLSGGDTVQYTFYIFEGERFRVAAIQFSGVSISPERLRAAMALKEGDYYNPELLESDIELLEDFYHALGYLYVTIAEPELRIPDTTVSLTFTVDEGPQVTVAELAVRNNRVLSNEAVLGEVAVKVGAPYNEVDLAEARRKILDLYNRKGFLDTQVVIEREISATAASVTFVIDEGEATRFGKTVIIGNERTKPHVLQRELLHKEGELFDYSVLMKERQELYRIGLFSDVEISPADKDDGARDIIYRVREANAGAVEFGVGYGEYEKYRAFLDISYRNLFGTNRQVSFRTELSTLEQRYLLSYYEPWFFDRDVAFRSLLLHERREEKNIDTGETRFRLVRNTAAAGLEKKLSRTLKAELFYDYSVVETSDVQPGIILSREDTGTLTISGLRPGLIYDTRDNPFEPRRGVLAGLSAKFATGLLLSETDFLKVQAYASTYKGLSRRVVLAASLRGGVAKGFGDTRELPLVERFFLGGRTTVRGYEQDLLGPKGADNNPTGGNAFAMGSIEVRTDVGRGIGIVTFLDGGNVWTKTEEFDLTTLKYTTGLGLRYNTPVGPFRIDYGFKLNKETGESDGEIHFSLGHAF; encoded by the coding sequence ATGCAGGAACGAGGGGATATGCCCTCTTCGCCCCTGCGCCGGTATTCGCTCTGGGCCCTCTCTCTTCTGGTATCCGTTCTCCTGGCGCTGCCCCCGGTCCCCGGTCAGGCCGCTCCCGGTGCGGCTGCGACCATCGATACGATAGCAGTCAAAGGGCTCACCGCTATTCCGGAAGGCGAGCTGCTCGATCTCCTCGATATCGGCGCCGGGAGGCCGCTCGACCGGAAGCGGTTGCAGGCAGGCATCAAGCGCGCATTCCTGAAAGGGCTCTTTGAGGATATCGTTGTCGAGGGATCCCCTGCCGCTCCCTCGAAGATCACCGTGACGGTCCGTGAAAGAAAGGTGATCGGCGCGATAACGGTGAGAGGCAACGGCCATTTTTCGAAGCGGTTCGTCAGGCGGTACCTGGACCTGAAGAAGGGGGAACGGCTGGCGCGCCTCAAAGCGGACCGCGGGCTCGAACAGCTCATCCACGAGATGCGCCAGCGGGGATTTCCTGCAGCATCGGCACGCCTCACGACGGTACCGGAAAGGAGGAATCGGGTTGCCGTGGTGATCGATATCGAAGAGGGCCGTCCCGAACGCATCGAGAAGATCGTCATCGACGGCCCCGCCGATACGGTGCGCTCCTTCCTGCCCTTTTCGGAGGGTGATGTCTTCGACAGGACAAAGATGGACAGGGCCGCACAGAAGATTACGAGCTCCTATAGAAAGCAGGGATACGTAGGCACCGTGCTCTCCTCGGCGTACGAGCAGGGAATCCTCATGCTCAGGCTGCAGAAGGGGGAGAGGATCACGGTATCGTTCGAGGGCAATGCCGCCCTCTCCGCCAAGACGCTTGCGAAAGCGGTCCCCTTCTTCGAGCTCAACGAGGTCAGCGAGGACCTCGTTGAGGAGACGGCGGCACGCATTGTAGCGCTCTACCACCAGCAGGGATACCCTTTTGCCCAGATCACCCCGGTAAAGTCGCTCTCCGGCGGCGATACCGTTCAGTACACCTTTTATATCTTCGAGGGAGAACGGTTCCGGGTGGCAGCGATACAGTTCAGCGGGGTCAGCATTTCCCCGGAACGGCTGCGCGCAGCGATGGCGCTCAAGGAGGGCGATTACTACAATCCCGAGCTCCTCGAATCTGATATCGAGCTGCTCGAAGACTTCTATCACGCCCTCGGGTATCTTTATGTGACGATAGCCGAGCCCGAGCTCCGCATACCCGACACTACGGTCTCGCTCACGTTTACGGTTGACGAGGGGCCTCAGGTGACCGTTGCCGAGCTCGCGGTCAGGAACAACCGCGTCCTCTCGAACGAGGCGGTTCTCGGCGAGGTGGCGGTCAAAGTCGGGGCGCCCTACAACGAGGTCGACCTTGCCGAGGCCCGGCGCAAAATCCTCGACCTCTACAACAGGAAAGGGTTCCTCGATACGCAGGTCGTGATCGAGCGGGAGATATCGGCTACCGCCGCCTCTGTCACGTTCGTCATCGACGAGGGAGAGGCAACGCGGTTCGGCAAGACCGTCATTATCGGCAACGAGCGTACGAAGCCCCATGTGCTGCAGCGGGAGCTGCTCCACAAGGAGGGCGAGCTCTTCGACTACTCGGTGCTGATGAAAGAGCGGCAGGAGCTGTACCGCATCGGTCTCTTCTCCGATGTCGAGATATCCCCCGCCGATAAAGACGACGGGGCGCGCGATATCATCTACCGCGTCAGGGAGGCGAATGCCGGTGCGGTCGAGTTCGGCGTCGGCTACGGCGAGTACGAAAAATATCGCGCCTTTCTCGATATCAGCTACCGGAACCTGTTCGGAACGAACCGGCAGGTGTCATTCAGAACCGAGCTGAGCACCCTCGAGCAGCGGTATCTCCTTTCGTACTACGAGCCGTGGTTTTTCGACAGGGACGTTGCGTTCCGTTCGCTCCTCCTGCACGAACGGCGCGAGGAAAAGAACATCGATACCGGTGAAACGCGCTTCCGGCTCGTCAGGAACACGGCGGCGGCGGGGCTCGAAAAGAAGTTGAGCAGGACCCTCAAGGCCGAGCTGTTCTATGACTACTCGGTGGTCGAGACGAGCGACGTCCAGCCGGGCATCATCCTGAGCAGGGAGGATACCGGCACCCTCACCATCAGCGGCCTGCGCCCCGGGCTGATCTACGATACGCGGGACAATCCCTTTGAACCGCGGAGGGGCGTCCTCGCCGGCCTTTCGGCCAAATTTGCCACCGGCCTCCTTCTCTCTGAAACGGATTTCCTTAAAGTACAGGCCTATGCCAGCACCTACAAGGGGCTGAGCAGGCGAGTGGTGCTGGCGGCATCGCTGCGCGGCGGCGTAGCAAAGGGCTTCGGCGATACAAGGGAGCTGCCGCTCGTCGAGCGCTTCTTTCTCGGCGGGAGGACGACGGTGAGGGGCTACGAACAGGACCTCCTCGGCCCCAAGGGAGCCGACAACAACCCCACGGGCGGCAACGCCTTTGCCATGGGGAGCATCGAGGTGAGGACCGACGTGGGCAGGGGCATCGGTATCGTCACCTTCCTCGACGGCGGGAATGTATGGACCAAGACCGAGGAGTTCGATCTGACCACGCTGAAGTACACCACCGGCCTGGGGCTGCGGTACAACACGCCGGTCGGCCCCTTCAGGATCGACTACGGATTCAAACTCAATAAGGAGACGGGAGAGAGCGATGGTGAAATACATTTCAGCCTCGGCCATGCGTTTTAA